The following are encoded in a window of Ictalurus punctatus breed USDA103 chromosome 13, Coco_2.0, whole genome shotgun sequence genomic DNA:
- the ube2d1b gene encoding ubiquitin-conjugating enzyme E2 D1b isoform X1, with amino-acid sequence MALKRIQKELQDLQRDPPAQCSAGPVGDDLFHWQATIMGPTDSPYQGGVFFLTIHFPTDYPFKPPKVAFTTKIYHPNINSNGSICLDILRSQWSPALTVSKVLLSICSLLCDPNPDDPLVPDIAHIYKSDKEKYNRLAREWTQKYAM; translated from the exons GAGCTTCAAGATTTGCAAAGGGACCCTCCTGCACAGTGCTCAGCTGGACCTGTTGGAGACGACT TGTTTCACTGGCAGGCGACAATAATGGGACCT ACTGATAGTCCATACCAAGGAGGGGTCTTCTTCCTTACGATCCACTTTCCCACAGACTATCCCTTCAAGCCTCCAAAG GTAGCATTTACAACAAAAATTTATCACCCAAACATAAACAGTAATGGAAGTATTTGCTTGGACATCTTGAGGTCACAGTGGTCCCCAGCACTAACAGTTTCAAAAG TTCTGTTGTCCATATGCTCCTTGCTCTGTGACCCAAACCCTGATGACCCTTTAGTTCCAGACATAGCACACATCTACAAATCAGACAAAGAAAA aTACAACAGACTAGCAAGAGAATGGACCCAAAAGTATGCAATGTGA
- the ube2d1b gene encoding ubiquitin-conjugating enzyme E2 D1b isoform X2 yields the protein MGPTDSPYQGGVFFLTIHFPTDYPFKPPKVAFTTKIYHPNINSNGSICLDILRSQWSPALTVSKVLLSICSLLCDPNPDDPLVPDIAHIYKSDKEKYNRLAREWTQKYAM from the exons ATGGGACCT ACTGATAGTCCATACCAAGGAGGGGTCTTCTTCCTTACGATCCACTTTCCCACAGACTATCCCTTCAAGCCTCCAAAG GTAGCATTTACAACAAAAATTTATCACCCAAACATAAACAGTAATGGAAGTATTTGCTTGGACATCTTGAGGTCACAGTGGTCCCCAGCACTAACAGTTTCAAAAG TTCTGTTGTCCATATGCTCCTTGCTCTGTGACCCAAACCCTGATGACCCTTTAGTTCCAGACATAGCACACATCTACAAATCAGACAAAGAAAA aTACAACAGACTAGCAAGAGAATGGACCCAAAAGTATGCAATGTGA